The Acidimicrobiales bacterium DNA segment GCCCGGTCGTCGCCGCCGTCGAGCGCGACCGGGTGTGGGCCACCCAGTTCCACCCGGAGAAGTCGGGCGCCGCCGGGCTGGCCGTGCTCGCCAACTTCGTGCGCCGGGCGGCCGCGGCCGCAGCCTGACGTGGAGCTCTACCCGGCGATCGACGTCCGCGGCGGGCGCACCGTCCGCCTCGTGCAGGGCGACTTCGGGCGGGAGGTGGACTACGCCGCCGACCCGGTCGCCGTCGCCATCGCCTTCGCCGAGGCCGGCGCGCCGTGGGTGCACGTCGTCGACCTCGACGCCGCCCGCACCGGCGAGCCCGCCAACCGGGAGATGGTGGCCGGCATCGCGAGGGCCGTCGCCCGGGCCAACCGGCACACGCGGGTGCAGGCCGGCGGCGGCGTGCGCAGCGAGGCGGCGGCCGAGGCGCTGTTCGACGCCGGGGTGCACCGGGTCGTGATCGGCACGGCCGCGCTGGAGCAGCCGGCCCTCGTCCGCCGGCTGGCCGCCCGCCACCCGGTGGCCGTCGGCATCGACGCCAGGGCCGGCGACGTGGCCGTCCACGGGTGGACGACGGCCAGCGGCGAGTCGGTCCCCGCCGTGCTGGCCCGCTTCGAGGACGCCGGGGTCGCCGCCGTCGTCGTCACCGAGATCGCCAGGGACGGCACGATGACCGGCCCGGACCTCGACGGCCTGGCCGCCTGCCTCGCCGCCACGTCGCTCGACGTCGTCGCCTCCGGCGGGGTCGGCTCCCTCGACGACCTGCGGGCG contains these protein-coding regions:
- a CDS encoding 1-(5-phosphoribosyl)-5-[(5-phosphoribosylamino)methylideneamino] imidazole-4-carboxamide isomerase, with protein sequence MELYPAIDVRGGRTVRLVQGDFGREVDYAADPVAVAIAFAEAGAPWVHVVDLDAARTGEPANREMVAGIARAVARANRHTRVQAGGGVRSEAAAEALFDAGVHRVVIGTAALEQPALVRRLAARHPVAVGIDARAGDVAVHGWTTASGESVPAVLARFEDAGVAAVVVTEIARDGTMTGPDLDGLAACLAATSLDVVASGGVGSLDDLRALAGLHVDGRTLAGAVVGRALHEGVFGVDEALAVARYRR